Proteins from a single region of bacterium:
- a CDS encoding zinc ribbon domain-containing protein — NDPKQAARLMRKLFDAGGLPVGGGMEEALRRMEAGEDPDRIEEQLGDDLDGDPFGAPGKRLRNRLRRLAPPTHDPHLYEL, encoded by the coding sequence GAACGACCCGAAGCAGGCGGCGCGGCTGATGCGCAAGCTGTTCGACGCCGGCGGGTTGCCGGTCGGCGGCGGCATGGAGGAGGCGCTGCGCCGGATGGAGGCCGGGGAGGATCCGGACCGGATCGAGGAGCAACTGGGGGACGATCTGGACGGGGATCCGTTCGGGGCGCCCGGGAAGCGTCTGCGCAATCGCCTCCGCCGTCTCGCGCCGCCGACGCACGACCCTCATTTGTACGAGCTCTGA